A genomic segment from Aspergillus puulaauensis MK2 DNA, chromosome 1, nearly complete sequence encodes:
- a CDS encoding ankyrin repeat domain-containing protein (COG:M;~EggNog:ENOG410PRDD;~InterPro:IPR002110,IPR036770,IPR020683;~PFAM:PF13857,PF00023,PF13637,PF13606;~go_function: GO:0005515 - protein binding [Evidence IEA]): MPNSTDHERTLPQEMQITAQTGDLALLQTQLAQWESQVSAPNQTTTTTTTTTNQSQEQKQDNLSFKPTLTEQVERAYMADRTGKAGPLYDLLSRLLVQAARTNQAAVARYILGERGGFVTSMAMRRGMAASAFDVLEVFREYGWQVNEPVQDGRCPILGFVTNNEARVRWCLEQGADPNARNKNKYMDVPSQAGRYASVPVLQLLAARGANFRCSNALQRAAEAETETESADRMELLQWLLDEAGFPINQREFEYDPEEFHKWWGNGLGTALHFAVYANDPERVRFLLERGCDVNLKDTLGRTVRELCREEKNAEVIAIRDSWGSDPSLHGQSSGIRDRGAYTSVRPFHEVLLYRPVPGVRQ, from the exons ATGCCCAACTCAACCGACCATGAACGAACCCTACCCCAGGAGATGCAAATCACCGCCCAAACCGGCGACCTCGCACTCCTCCAAACCCAACTAGCCCAGTGGGAATCCCAAGTCTCAGCCCCAAaccaaacaacaacaacaacaacaacaacaacaaaccAATCGCAAGAACAGAAGCAAGACAACCTCTCATTCAAACCCACACTAACAGAGCAAGTCGAACGGGCATACATGGCAGACCGCACCGGCAAAGCGGGCCCTCTTTACGACCTTCTTAGCCGCCTGCTCGTCCAGGCCGCGCGGACAAaccaggctgctgttgccagATACATACTGGGCGAGCGAGGCGGGTTTGTTACGTCTATGGCTATGCGCAGGGGAATGGCTGCCAGCGCTTTTGATGTGCTTGAGGTGTTTCGGGAGTATGGGTGGCAAGTCAACGAGCCTGTTCAGGATGGTCGATGTCCGATACTAGG GTTCGTGACAAATAACGAGGCGCGGGTGCGCTGGTGTCTCGAGCAAGGGGCCGATCCCAACGCCAGAAACAAGAACAAGTACATGGATGTGCCGAGCCAAGCTGGTCGGTATGCCTCGGTGCCAGTATTGCAATTGCTTGCTGCCCGTGGTGCCAACTTTCGCTGCAGTAATGCTCTCCAGCGcgctgctgaggctgagactgagactgaAAGTGCGGACCGGATGGAACTTCTGCAgtggctgctggatgaggcaGGCTTCCCGATCAACCAGCGTGAGTTTGAGTACGACCCCGAGGAGTTTCATAAGTGGTGGGGCAACGGGCTGGGGACTGCGTTGCATTTTGCTGTTTATGCAAACGACCCTGAGCGGGTGCGGTTTCTGCTGGAGCGTGGCTGTGATGTTAACCTGAAGGATACGCTGGGCCGGACTGTACGGGAATTGTGCCGCGAGGAGAAGAACGCGGAGGTCATTGCAATTCGTGATAGCTGGGGAAGCGATCCTTCTCTTCACGGACAATCCTCTGGGATAAGGGATAGAGGAGCCTATACTTCGGTAAGGCCCTTCCATGAAGTTCTGTTATATCGACCGGTACCAGGGGTTAGACAGTAA
- a CDS encoding uncharacterized protein (COG:S;~EggNog:ENOG410PX40) yields the protein MPPAQMDALGAFSYLSDNLPTWISHLSELTAHTAAKHTEFADAFKKHSTAPLKPRRRKNSSVCSIQTNSVRRRRAAEEEKDDDNASSSDSDTPAVISTRHSLIIHYDGYTQKTLEEMVRNIGTARNNLRRGKMAQLPMAGGAGARPPPPRSAARAMLPTLEEPEDLLASIRSSRARGPPQPQPQLTVTRKSPFDAADKNLELAHSFCETAAYQFLRAGDCASELGSVKERFTALLKVVAEEVELLKEEKKKEEEEAAEQEPEPEAESPAKENVTQPLVSLKRPASSEGAIEVDDEQGSVESIDLTTFRVGRTRR from the coding sequence ATGCCGCCAGCCCAAATGGACGCCTTGGGCGCCTTCTCCTATCTCTCTGACAACCTCCCCACCTGGATCTCCCACCTGTCCGAGCTGACGGCCCACACGGCTGCAAAACACACCGAGTTCGCCGACGCCTTTAAGAAACACTCCACCGCACCTTTGAAGCCTCGCCGCCGCAAGAACAGCTCCGTGTGCTCCATCCAAACAAACTccgtccgccgccgccgagcggccgaagaagaaaaagacgACGACAATGCCTCGTCCTCCGACTCGGATACACCCGCTGTCATCAGCACGCGGCATAGCCTCATAATCCACTACGACGGCTACACGCAAAAGACCCTCGAGGAAATGGTCCGCAATATCGGGACGGCGAGGAACAACCTGCGACGGGGTAAAATGGCTCAATTGCCGATGGcgggtggtgctggtgcacgtccgccgccgcccaggAGTGCCGCCCGTGCTATGTTGCCGACGCTGGAAGAGCCCGAGGACTTGCTGGCGAGCATTCGGTCTTCACGTGCCCGAGGACCGCCTCAGCCCCAACCCCAGCTGACTGTGACGAGAAAATCGCCATTCGATGCTGCGGATAAGAATCTCGAGCTTGCGCACAGTTTCTGTGAAACGGCTGCGTATCAGTTCCTGCGCGCCGGCGACTGTGCGTCGGAATTGGGTAGCGTGAAAGAGCGGTTCACTGCTTTGCTCAAGGTGGTTGCAGAGGAGGTCgagctgctgaaggaggagaagaagaaggaggaagaggaagccgcTGAGCAagaacctgaacctgaagCTGAAAGCCCGGCTAAAGAGAATGTTACACAGCCACTGGTGTCGCTGAAGCGACCGGCCTCAAGCGAGGGTGCGATCGAGGTCGATGACGAGCAAGGCTCGGTGGAATCAATTGACTTGACGACGTTCCGAGTCGGTCGCACTCGGCGTTAA
- a CDS encoding putative GABA permease (COG:E;~EggNog:ENOG410Q241;~InterPro:IPR002293;~PFAM:PF00324,PF13520;~TransMembrane:12 (i42-59o79-103i124-148o168-187i199-219o239-260i272-297o328-349i377-396o402-428i473-491o503-521i);~go_component: GO:0016020 - membrane [Evidence IEA];~go_function: GO:0022857 - transmembrane transporter activity [Evidence IEA];~go_process: GO:0055085 - transmembrane transport [Evidence IEA]), producing MAHELKHRAVSANAEVGLGTGSHDRDTADLARVGKKSVLKRTFGILSTLGFSCTILATWEGLFDTFLLPLQNGGPGGAVYSFIFAWTGTACSFVVISELASMAPTSGGQYHWCAMLAPPKYMKIMSYLTGWVTVIGWQAAFASSAFLAGTEIQGAVTLGHANYSAQPWQGTLIMWAAVLFALGINIAGGKLLPRFETAVLVVHLVGFFGILIPITYMADHNSTHDVFLNFVNGGFPSQGLSWFVGMTGCVFAFAGGDAAVHMAEEVKDASVAIPRAIMLSVLINGTLGFSMLIAVLFCLEDVDAALNSATGYPFMEIFYQATDSVSGALGMTSILLIIAICSVIGMLAATSRQFWSFARDRAVPGWRIWSKVSPYNCLPTYSILLTMTVCCLLGLINIGSSVALNAVVSMAVSGLYLSYLTVGSLLLYRRYTGAISAYHKGENGASGVEVVNVPGAKLVWGPFHVPGIWGDAINTYAVVYMVIVVFFSFWPSQMDVDKATMNFSIVGTGGTIILALLYYGLRARKVYEGPVMEVQI from the exons ATGGCGCACGAACTCAAGCACCGCGCTGTTTCTGCGAACGCCGAGGTTGGACTTGGGACGGGCAGCCATGATCGCGACACGGCCGATCTGGCGCGAGTGGGAAAGAAATCCGTTCTAAAG CGAACGTTTGGCATTCTGTCCACGCTCGGCTTTAGCTGTACTATCCTCGCGACCTGGGAAGGCCTGTTTGA TACCTTTCTACTACCTCTACAAAA TGGAGGACCCGGAGGAGCAGTCTACTCGTTTATTTTCGCCTGGACAGGAACAGCATGCAGCTTCGTGGTGATATCTGAACTGGCCTCCATGGCGCCGACCTCTGGGGGGCAGTACCACTGGTGTGCAATGCTTGCTCCGCCGAAATACATGAAGATCATGAGCTACCTGACTG GCTGGGTCACCGTCATCGGCTGGCAGGCAGCATTCGCCTCGTCCGCCTTCCTCGCAGGCACTGAGATCCAAGGCGCCGTGACTCTCGGGCATGCAAACTACTCGGCGCAGCCGTGGCAGGGAACACTTATTATGTGGGCGGCAGTGCTGTTCGCATTGGGGATTAATATCGCTGGAGGAAAGCTGCTGCCCCGGTTTGAGACGGCGGTGCTGGTCGTGCACCTGGTGGGCTTTTTTGGCATTCTCATCCCGATCACGTACATGGCCGACCACAATAGCACGCACGACGTGTTTCTGAATTTCGTCAACGGCGGGTTTCCGTCGCAGGGCTTGTCGTGGTTTGTGGGGATGACGGGGTGTGTTTTCGCTTTTGCTGGGGgggatgctgctgttcaT ATGGCCGAAGAAGTAAAAGACGCATCGGTGGCAATCCCCCGCGCAATCATGCTCTCAGTCCTCATCAACGGGACCCTCGGATTCAGCATGTTGATCGCCGTGCTGTTCTGCCTGGAAGACGTCGACGCCGCACTGAACAGCGCAACCGGATACCCATTCATGGAGATCTTCTACCAGGCCACGGACTCTGTCTCCGGCGCTCTGGGCATGACCTCGATCCTGCTGATTATCGCCATCTGCTCAGTAATCGGGATGCTGGCCGCGACGTCTCGCCAGTTCTGGTCTTTTGCGCGCGACcgcgctgttcctggatggcGTATCTGGAGCAAG GTCTCACCATACAACTGCCTCCCAACCTACTCAATCCTCCTTACCATGACAGTCTGCTGCCTGCTCGGCCTAATCAACATCGGCTCCAGCGTAGCCCTAAACGCCGTGGTGTCGATGGCCGTCTCAGGCCTGTACCTCTCCTACCTAACCGTCGGCAGCCTCCTCCTGTACCGCCGGTACACAGGCGCCATCAGCGCCTACCACAAGGGCGAAAACGGAGCATCAGGGGTTGAGGTCGTCAACGTCCCCGGCGCGAAACTCGTCTGGGGCCCGTTCCATGTGCCCGGGATCTGGGGCGATGCGATCAACACCTATGCGGTAGTTTACATGGTGATTGTAGTGtttttcagcttctggcCGTCGCAGATGGATGTCGATAAGGCGACTATGAATTTTAGTATTGTGGGGACGGGGGGCACGATTATTCTTGCGCTGCTTTATTATGGGCTGCGGGCGAGGAAGGTTTATGAGGGGCCTGTTATGGAGGTGCAGATTTGA
- a CDS encoding uncharacterized protein (COG:S;~EggNog:ENOG410PQ1B;~TransMembrane:5 (o19-39i60-79o91-111i132-160o166-189i)), producing the protein MGRFANIDTWDPAVNVSNWLLVVVAGLSVLIRLGTKLWIFHRLTSDDYLIIAALSQYSAYILYIASLCFSKLSLCTFIRNLTPVHKDHFQAAILQIFISVLGITGVLGTAFQCHPPRTWDYMHGECINLRAWNYFISVANIVTDAMIVSQALVLIFGIQATWKKKLMFASIFLSRIIVILATIAEMVLLQKKHNNASSADSDSDPDPDPDPTYDYCASTIAMQVVQCASIVTACWGQLKPFLNQLKSNGLRIRGVEYQSSTWPRGKSHSSKSRSYGLSGRHAGSSRSRGEQHELVPVAAAGRNLTTVEAEASRGWDADSQSSQVGIIRETRTWVVSGHDGHRTRSHQS; encoded by the exons ATGGGGCGATTTGCCAATATCGACACCTGGGATCCGGCCGTCAATGTCTCAAACTggcttctcgtcgtcgttgcCGGCCTGAGCGTGCTCATCCGGCTGGGCACGAAGCTGTGGATTTTCCACAGACTCACGAGCGATGACTATCTCATCATTGCAGCGCTG TCGCAGTATTCCGCATACATCCTCTACATCGCAAGCCTGTGCTTCTCCAAACTATCCCTTTGCACATTCATCCGCAACCTGACCCCAGTGCATAAAGACCACTTCCAAGCCGCCATCCTGCAGATTTTCATCTCGGTCCTTGGGATAACCGGTGTCCTGGGGACGGCCTTTCAATGTCACCCGCCGCGCACATGGGACTATATGCACGGCGAATGCATCAACTTG CGCGCCTGGAACTACTTCATCTCCGTAGCGAACATCGTCACAGATGCCATGATCGTTTCCCAAGCTCTAGTTCTCATCTTCGGAATCCAAGCcacgtggaagaagaagctcatgTTCGCTAGTATCTTTCTATCAAGGATTAT CGTAATCCTAGCCACAATCGCCGAAATGGTCCTCCTCCAAAAGAAACACAACAACGCCTCCTCcgcagactcagactcagatccagatccagatccagatcccacATACGACTACTGCGCATCCACAATCGccatgcaggtggtgcaGTGCGCCAGTATCGTCACCGCGTGCTGGGGCCAGCTCAAGCCGTTCCTGAACCAGCTCAAGTCGAACGGGCTGCGGATTCGGGGGGTTGAGTATCAGTCGTCCACGTGGCCCAGGGGGAAGAGTCACTCGTCCAAGTCGAGGAGTTATGGGCTTTCTGGGAGACATGCCGGTAGTAGTAGGAGTCGTGGGGAGCAGCATGAGCTTGTTCCTGTTGCGGCGGCTGGGCGGAATTTGACGACCGTTGAGGCGGAGGCGTCGAGGGGGTGGGATGCTGATAGTCAGTCCAGTCAGGTTGGGATTATTCGTGAGACGAGGACTTGGGTTGTTAGTGGTCATGATGGGCATCGTACCCGTAGCCATCAGTCGTAG
- a CDS encoding uncharacterized protein (COG:S;~EggNog:ENOG410PNPR;~InterPro:IPR024624,IPR012349;~PFAM:PF12766;~go_function: GO:0010181 - FMN binding [Evidence IEA]), giving the protein MAPSAAPWRGLFLASFEKSRVSTFNLTTIAHAPSNRPVPRSRTVEFRGFWPKSASTLHKSGIEALKTQNIGLNPDVYESDLLSVTTDARMGKVGQLADSDDVVEGVFWFEEVSAQWRVRGRAVTVGAPEEEEEERKVRDMVKKGMREKGDGNGNIKDWSWERQVATYFANHSPVMRGTFKNPPPGRPRSEAPPDPQLKLGQKIEDLKDPIARANFRVLLILPQEMEVLDFSNPDDVRRTRWTLADGDDGKWKETELWP; this is encoded by the exons ATGGCCCCCTCCGCCGCTCCCTGGCGCGGGCTATTCCTCGCCAGCTTCGAAAAGAGCCGTGTCTCGACATTCAATCTAACAACAATTGCGCATGCCCCGTCCAACCGACCCGTTCCGCGCTCGCGCACGGTCGAATTCCGAGGCTTCTGGCCCAAGTCCGCATCGACTCTCCACAAATCCGGGATCGAGGCGCTCAAGACGCAGAATATCGGACTGAACCCAGATGTATACGAGAGTGATTTGCTTTCTGTCACGACGGACGCGAGAATGGGCAAGGTAGGCCAATTGGCGGACTCGGATGATGTAGTTGAGGGCGTGTTTTGGTTTGAGGAAGTTTCGGCGCAGTGGAGGGTTAGGGGGAGGGCGGTTACCGTCGGCGCgccggaggaagaggaggaggagaggaaggttAGGGATATGGTCAAGAAAGggatgagggagaagggtgatgggaatgggaatatCAAGGACTGGAGTTGGGAGAGACAGGTAGCGACCTATTTCGCGAACCATAGCCCTGTTATGAGAG GGACGTTCAAGAACCCGCCTCCTGGTCGGCCGCGCAGTGAAGCGCCGCCTGACCCGCAGCTGAAACTGGGCCAGAAGATTGAAGATCTCAAGGACCCGATCGCGAGGGCGAACTTCCGGGTCTTGCTTATTTTACCGCAGGAAATGGAGGTGTTGGACTTTTCAAATCCTGATGATGTGCGGCGGACCCGATGGACGCTTGCTGATGGGGACGACGGAAAATGGAAGGAGACGGAGTTGTGGCCGTGA
- the lea1 gene encoding U2 snRNP complex subunit LEA1 (COG:A;~EggNog:ENOG410PKII;~InterPro:IPR001611,IPR032675;~PFAM:PF14580;~go_function: GO:0005515 - protein binding [Evidence IEA]) codes for MRLTVELIQNSLSYINPLKDRELDLRGHKIPAIENLGIAKDQDAIDFTDNDISSLGNFPFFPRLHTLLLARNRVRQIQSNVSTSIPSLSTLVLTANNIAELADLDPLRGLTKLTHLVLLENPVTRKENYRLWIIWRIPSVRFLDYQKVKDAERAKATELFGTAKEPTALASKILGVKSRTFDLPSGGADRAPAEKSLRVKLTDTERKRIEKMIREAKSLQEITRLERELNEGRIPGAGLDGAESGDEDRMQM; via the exons ATGCGCCTCACAGTCGAGCTGATCCAAAATTCCCTGTCGTACATCAATCCGTTAAAGGATCGCGAGCTAGATCTTCGAG GGCACAAGATCCCCGCAATTGAGAACTTGGGTATTGCAAAG GACCAAGATGCAATCGACTTCACCGATAACGACATTTCCTCGCTGGGCAACTTCCCGTTTTTCCCACGGCTGCACACGCTTCTCCTCGCGAGAAACCGAGTCCGACAGATCCAGTCGAACGTTTCGACCTCGATTCCTAGTCTCTCGACGCTCGTCTTGACCGCGAACAATATTGCCGAGCTGGCGGATTTAGACCCCCTGCGGGGTCTTACGAAACTGACGCATCTGGTGTTGTTAGAGAATCCGGTTACGAGGAAGGAG AACTACCGCCTCTGGATAATCTGGCGCATCCCGAGCGTCCGCTTCCTCGACTACCAAAAAGTAAAAGACGCCGAGCGCGCCAAAGCCACAGAACTGTTCGGCACAGCCAAGGAGCCCACCGCGCTTGCATCCAAGATCTTAGGCGTGAAATCACGCACCTTCGACCTCCCCTCCGGCGGCGCGGACCGCGCACCCGCAGAGAAGAGCCTCCGCGTGAAGCTCACAGATACGGAGCGGAAGAggatcgagaagatgattCGGGAGGCGAAGAGTCTGCAGGAGATTACACGGTTGGAGCGCGAGCTCAACGAAGGCAGGATACCTGGGGCTGGGCTCGATGGGGCGGAGAGCGGGGATGAGGATCGCATGCAGATGTGA
- the YND1 gene encoding putative nucleoside diphosphatase (Ynd1) (COG:F;~EggNog:ENOG410PH76;~InterPro:IPR000407;~PFAM:PF01150;~TransMembrane:1 (o520-539i);~go_function: GO:0016787 - hydrolase activity [Evidence IEA]) — translation MGKWHYGIVLDAGSSGTRVHVYRWLDNAVARKESDKDDLKSLPEIKTKSSWVKKIHPGVSTFADRPEEIGPEHLAELLDFAREIVPADAIKETPVFLLATAGMRLVDDVKQKLLLDHVCSYARENYDFALPDCNVHIQVIPGVTEGLYGWVATNYLLGSFDSPGHHDHGKGHHTYGFLDMGGASAQIAFAPNATESDKHANDLTLLRLRNIDGSTQEHRVFVTSWLEFGVREARRRYLESLHNAHGTEGVQEFPDPCLPAGLRTTLDGKPLEGAADTEQHLLGTGKFDECLRGTYPLLDKDAPCLDQPCLLHGIHVPSIDFDVNHFVGISEYWHTTHEVFEMGHTDKAYDFHTYQHRVEQFCSQDWDSIEQGVSEHKWGKKLDLEKAYEVCFKASWIINVLHDGIGVPRVGLEPMTTSGHNGTKEVLEHGRNKGYLDAFQAVNKIDSTEVSWTLGKMVLYAASQVSVETEESLPVGFGSNVAGVPSDFQYPSAELLPAPENLHEESWQEALFEGGSSRRVPGIILFVLIIILALFFLCGRTRRLKVYHKINNLFSCGRGSRLIHQRKRKASGAVKPSFFGQSTPSYERILEEGAQDIELGGSESSRSSYESDAESAAFLPPKRASSWGQSSPAHLQFNHDNSSAATIGLGISAAPGFSAIDRSGLVVRTESRDHLAPIALGPTTNGRRSRAPSPSRPSFHNSPNTTPLHD, via the exons ATGGGTAAAT GGCATTACGGGATTGTCCTAGATGCGGGATCATCT GGGACTCGAGTTCATGTCTATCGTTGGTTGGATAACGCCGTTGCGCGCAAAGAATCCGACAAAGATGACCTCAAGTCACTGCCGGAGATCAAGACGAAATCGAgctgggtgaagaagatACATCCTG GGGTTTCAACATTTGCTGATCGCCCGGAGGAAATTGGCCCTGAGCATCTTGCCGAACTTCTCGATTTTGCGCGCGAAATCGTCCCCGCCGATGCTATAAAAGAGACTCCGgttttcctcctcgccactgCTGGGATGCGACTAGTCGACGACGTAAAACAGAAATTGTTGCTGGATCATGTTTGTTCTTATGCTCGTGAGAACTACGACTTCGCGCTACCCGACTGCAACGTGCACATACAAGTCATCCCCGGTGTTACCGAAGGACTATATGGGTGGGTTGCAACCAACTATCTGCTCGGAAGTTTCGACTCGCCTGGCCACCACGACCATGGGAAAGGCCACCACACCTACGGTTTTCTCGACATGGGTGGAGCTTCCGCTCAAATAGCGTTCGCGCCGAATGCGACTGAAAGCGACAAGCATGCGAATGATTTAACCCTACTCCGACTGCGCAACATCGACGGAAGTACTCAGGAACATCGCGTGTTTGTAACCTCTTGGTTGGAATTTGGTGTGCGGGAAGCCCGCAGGCGGTACCTAGAGTCATTGCACAATGCGCATGGCACAGAAGGAGTGCAGGAGTTCCCTGACCCGTGCCTTCCGGCCGGACTGCGAACCACGCTGGATGGAAAGCCTCTAGAAGGGGCTGCTGACACGGAGCAACATCTCCTAGGCACTGGAAAGTTTGATGAGTGCCTACGAGGAACCTACCCGTTACTAGACAAGGATGCACCATGCCTCGACCAGCCATGTCTTCTTCATGGAATCCATGTCCCATCCATCGACTTCGACGTCAACCACTTTGTGGGCATTAGCGAATACTGGCATACGACGCACGAAGTATTCGAAATGGGCCACACGGATAAAGCATACGACTTCCATACTTATCAACATCGCGTGGAGCAGTTTTGCTCTCAGGATTGGGATTCTATTGAACAAGGAGTTTCGGAGCACAAATGGGGCAAGAAGCTAGATCTTGAAAAGGCATATGAAGTATGTTTCAAGGCATCTTGGATCATCAACGTCCTGCATGATGGTATTGGTGTGCCACGGGTCGGCCTGGAGCCGATGACGACTTCCGGTCACAACGGTACGAAGGAAGTCCTCGAGCACGGCCGAAACAAAGGCTATCTTGATGCATTTCAAGCTGTCAACAAAATCGACTCCACCGAAGTTAGTTGGACTCTTGGTAAAATGGTTCTCTACGCGGCATCGCAGGTTTCGGTGGAGACCGAAGAATCTCTTCCCGTTGGGTTTGGCAGCAACGTTGCCGGCGTTCCCAGCGACTTCCAATACCCTAGCGCCGAGTtacttccagctccagagAACCTTCACGAAGAGTCATGGCAGGAGGCGCTTTTCGAAGGCGGCTCCTCGCGCAGGGTCCCAGGAATCATCCTCTTtgttcttattattatcctggctctcttcttcctctgtggTCGTACTCGTCGGCTAAAGGTCTACCACAAAATCAACAACTTGTTTAGTTGTGGTCGCGGCTCGCGCTTGATTCATCAACGGAAGCGCAAGGCGTCGGGTGCAGTGAAGCCATCATTCTTTGGCCAGAGCACCCCTTCCTATGAGCGCATCCTTGAGGAAGGTGCCCAAGACATCGAGCTGGGAGGTTCAGAATCCAGCCGCTCGTCGTACGAGTCGGACGCCGAATCTGCGGCCTTCCTACCACCCAAGCGGGCCTCTAGCTGGGGCCAGAGTAGTCCCGCACATCTTCAGTTCAATCACGACAATTCTTCCGCTGCAACGATCGGGCTTGGTATTAGTGCCGCGCCTGGGTTCTCCGCCATCGATCGCAGTGGCCTGGTCGTGAGGACAGAAAGCAGGGACCACTTGGCACCCATCGCATTGGGCCCAACGACGAACGGACGCCGGTCTCGAGCACCCAGTCCGTCGCGGCCAAGCTTCCACAACTCACCCAATACGACACCCCTACACGATTAA
- a CDS encoding ammonium transporter (COG:P;~EggNog:ENOG410PGM6;~InterPro:IPR001905,IPR024041,IPR018047,IPR029020;~PFAM:PF00909;~TransMembrane:11 (o33-53i65-85o118-140i147-172o192-209i221-241o253-274i283-303o309-328i340-359o387-407i);~go_component: GO:0016020 - membrane [Evidence IEA];~go_function: GO:0008519 - ammonium transmembrane transporter activity [Evidence IEA];~go_process: GO:0015696 - ammonium transport [Evidence IEA];~go_process: GO:0072488 - ammonium transmembrane transport [Evidence IEA]), protein MSTPEYEPSMPDGGDATQIDVNAPFSGLEFHSVYIISCTFIVYFILPGIGLLYSGLTRRKSAMTFLFQAFLVLAVTSFQWIFWGYSLTYSRDGGPYIGTLKNFGLMGVMAAPSPGSDVLPEILFCVFQLLFGACTVMIVVGGAFERGGILATLIFGFCWETIVYCPLARWTWSSQGWLYNLPSIDYAGGGPVHIASGCAALAYAVALGKRKGYPNASMKQPHNTTLVFLGTVFIWTGWLGFNGGSTLNASVRSYLAIMNTNVAASTGVLGWVLVDMIRYKGRFSMVGACEGAIAGLVGITPAAGCVTVWLGALIGFLTGIVCSSCKNLNEWIHVDEGMDVFKLHGVGGIVGSFLTGIFADEYISALDGSSLIPGAINGEGVQVGKQLAEICAVCAYSFGVTYILLMIMKYIPFLGLRVSEEAELVGLDRSFFVDEQIGDHSMLDGISASPLMGVSKTPSSEVQQQAVAETKKA, encoded by the exons ATGTCCACA CCCGAATATGAGCCCTCCATGCCCGATGGCGGAGATGCAACGCAAATAGATGTGAATGCGCCGTTTTCCGGGCTTGAATTTCACTCCGTTTATATCATTTCTTGCACCTTTATTGTGTACTTCATTCTCCCGGGTATCGGCCTTCTATACAGTGGCTTGACGCGGAGGAAGTCGGCAATGACATTCTTGTTCCAGGCTTTCTTGGTACTAGCGGT GACCTCGTTTCAGTGGATATTTTGGGGTTACTCACTCACCTACTCACGAGACGGGGGGCCCTACATTGGGACCCTAAAAAACTTTGGGCTCATGGGGGTTATGGCAGCGCCCTCTCCGGGCTCTGACGTGCTTCCTGAAATCCTATTCTGTGTGTTTCAGCTTCTTTTCGGCGCCTGTACG GTAATGATTGTTGTCGGTGGAGCCTTTGAACGCGGCGGTATTCTGGCAACCCTCATATTTGGCTTCTGCTGGGAAACAATTGTCTATTGCCCTCTGGCACGATGGACGTGGAGTAGTCAGGGTTGGCTGTATAACCTTCCGTCCATTGACTATGCTGGAGGTGGTCCAGTTCATATTGCTTCAGGCTGCGCCGCCCTAGCGTACGCCGTTGCACTCGGAAAGCGCAAGGGGTATCCAAATGCCTCGATGAAGCAGCCCCACAACACGACTCTTGTCTTTCTGGGAACTGTATTCATCTGGACTGGTTGGCTCGGGTTTAAT GGCGGCTCGACGCTCAATGCCAGTGTCCGTAGCTATCTGGCGATCATGAACACCAACGTCGCTGCTTCGACAGGTGTACTGGGCTGGGTATTGGTTGATATGATCAGATACAAGGGGAGGTTCTCTATGGTCGGAGCCTGCGAAGGTGCCATTGCTGGCCTTGTCGGTATCACTCCTGCTGCCGGGTGTGTGACGGTGTGGCTTGGTGCTCTGATTGGTTTCCTTACTGGTATTGTGTGCTCATCGTGCAAAAACTTGAACGAGTGGATTCACGTCGACGAAGGAATGGATGTTTTCAAACTACACGGGGTCGGCGGCATAGTCGGCTCGTTTCTGACCGGTATTTTCGCCGACGAGTACATCTCCGCATTGGACGGCAGCTCTCTCATCCCTGGAGCAATCAACGGTGAAGGCGTTCAGGTTGGCAAGCAACTTGCAGAGATCTGCGCCGTTTGTGCGTATTCGTTCGGCGTGACCTACATCTTGCTCATGATCATGAAGTACATTCCATTCCTGGGGCTGCGGGTTAGTGAGGAGGCGGAGTTGGTCGGGTTGGACCGCTCATTCTTTGTGGATGAGCAGATCGGGGACCACTCCATGCTGGATGGGATCAGCGCCTCGCCGTTGATGGGGGTGTCGAAAACACCATCGAGCGaggtgcagcagcaggcagtGGcagagaccaagaaggcatAA